From the Chrysiogenia bacterium genome, the window GGGGTCTGCTGGCCGGCGATCCGAAGGTGATCGCCCGCGGGGTGGCCGATTCCTGCCGGATCAAGGCGGCGGTGGTCTCCAAGGACGAGCGCGAGGATGGCTACCGCCAGATTCTCAACTTCGGTCACACGATTGCCCATGCCCTGGAGCTGGTGCGAAACTTCAAGCTGCTCCATGGCGAGGCCGTGTGGGTGGGCCTCGCCGTCGAGGCGGCATTGGCCGAGGAAATCGGACTGCTCGGCGCCTCTGACGCGGTGCGAATCATTGAGGTCTGCGGGCGCGCATACCCGCTTGAGCGCGCGCTCAAGGGAGTTTCCCCGGCGGCACTGCTGCGCGCGGCGAAGGGCGACAAAAAAGCCCGCGCCGGCAAGGTTCGTTACAGTTTGCCCATGAAAATCGGCGCCATGTCGCCGGGCGAGGGCAACTGGAGCCTGGCGCCCGATCCGGCGGCGGTCCGCCGCGCCCTCGCGCGAATCCGGGCCGGGCAAAAAAGCGAGTAATATCGGGTTGCTAGATGCGTCCGGGCCGCCTAGTATTGTTTCCAAGTTCTGATGAACAAATGAGGATATTGCGCCTCAGGCGCGTAAGGTGAAGGCTCCGCCCGCTCCCGAAGTTTCATCTATGAGCAGGATCATCGGCATCGATCTGGGGACGACGTACACGTGTGCCGCCGTGGTTATCGACGGCAAGCCCGTGGTAATTCCCTGTAAATCGGCCAATACGGTGCCGTCGATGATTGCCGTGGACAACAAGGGCAATGAGCTCATTGGCCACGAGGCCAAGCGCCAGAGCGTCATCAACCCGCTCAATACCATCCATGGAACCAAGCGCCTGATCGGCCGGAAATACGATTCTCGGACCACCCAGGTCATCCGCCGCCACTTCAAGTACGAGCTCGAAGAAGACAATTCGGGCAACGTCCAGATCACCATGGCGGGCTCGAAGTTCTCGCTCTCGGACGTGGCCGCGCGCATCCTCAACCGGATGCGCAACTACGCCCAGGAATTCCTGAACGAGCGCGTCGAGAAGGCCGTCGTTACCGTCCCGGCCTATTTCAACGACCGCCAGCGCCAGAGTGTCAAGAGCGCCGGCGAGCAGATCGACCTCGAAATCGTTCGCATCATCAATGAGCCCACCGCCGCAGCTATCGGCTACGGTTTCGGGCGCGATCTCAACGAAAAAGTCCTGATCTACGACATGGGCGGGGGCACCTTCGACGTGTCCGTCTGCGCGGTGCGCGGCCCCGTGTTCGAGGTGATGGCCACCGGCGGCAACACCTTCCTGGGCGGCGTGGACTTCGACGACCGGATCATTTCCTACGTTCTCAAGAAGTTTAAGGACGAGACCGGCAAGGACCTCTCCAACGACGCCATTGCCGTGCAGCGCATTCGAGACGGTGCCGAGAAGGCGCGCATCGATCTCTCGAGCGTCGAGGAATATCCGCTGAGCATCCCCTACGTCACGACCGACGAGGCGGGCAACGCGCTCAACATCGATCTCAAGCTCACCCGCGCGATTCTCGAGGGCCTGACCAAGGACCTCGTCGACAAGAGCTTCCGCATCGTCGAGCAGGTGCTCGAAGACTCCAAGCTCACCAAGGACCAGGTGGGTCACATCCTGCTGGTGGGCGGCATGACGCGCATGCCGCTGGTGCAGCAGCGCGTCCACGACTACTTCGGCCGCGCCCCGGCCAAGGCGGTCAACCCCGACGAGGCCGTCGCCATCGGCGCCGCCATCCTCGCCCACTCGAGCGAGCCGGGCTCCACCATCAAGGTGCAGCTCCTGGACGTGGTGCCCATCTCAATCGGTATCGCGCTTCCCAACGGCCAGTTCCTCAAGATTTTTGAGAAGAACACCTCGATCCCCAACGCCAAGAGCAAGATCTTCACCACCAGCAAGGACAATCAGTCGCAGATCCAGATCCAGATCCGCCAGGGCGAGTCCCAGAACGCGCTCAACAACGAGATCCTCGGCAACTTCTGCTTCCAGGGAATCCGCGCCGCCCCCAAGGGCGAGCCCAAGATCGAGGCGATCTTCCACCTCTCGGAAGAAGGCATCCTCAAAGTCACAGCCAAGGACCGCGACACCGGCCAGGAACAGGAAACCACCCTCGACCTGCGCGGCAACTGAGCCGATCAATCACCGAAACGAAAAGCGGCCCCGACGGGGCCGCTTTTTTTGGGGGGGGCCTTGTTGGGGCCTTATAGACAGTGAGCAATTGCCACTAGAGGAATAGTTCCTGAACCATCGCGACCAGAACCGGCAGGAACGTGAGTGCCACTATTGCAGACGCCACCGCAAAAGACAGAAGCAGGCGCTTCGGCTGCCGGGCGAACCACATGTTCGCGTTCGGTCCGGTCAGCCAGT encodes:
- a CDS encoding Hsp70 family protein; the protein is MSRIIGIDLGTTYTCAAVVIDGKPVVIPCKSANTVPSMIAVDNKGNELIGHEAKRQSVINPLNTIHGTKRLIGRKYDSRTTQVIRRHFKYELEEDNSGNVQITMAGSKFSLSDVAARILNRMRNYAQEFLNERVEKAVVTVPAYFNDRQRQSVKSAGEQIDLEIVRIINEPTAAAIGYGFGRDLNEKVLIYDMGGGTFDVSVCAVRGPVFEVMATGGNTFLGGVDFDDRIISYVLKKFKDETGKDLSNDAIAVQRIRDGAEKARIDLSSVEEYPLSIPYVTTDEAGNALNIDLKLTRAILEGLTKDLVDKSFRIVEQVLEDSKLTKDQVGHILLVGGMTRMPLVQQRVHDYFGRAPAKAVNPDEAVAIGAAILAHSSEPGSTIKVQLLDVVPISIGIALPNGQFLKIFEKNTSIPNAKSKIFTTSKDNQSQIQIQIRQGESQNALNNEILGNFCFQGIRAAPKGEPKIEAIFHLSEEGILKVTAKDRDTGQEQETTLDLRGN